The window ttaaatgttctccaaaatagacagtgcgccttataatccagtgcgctttatctatggaccaatactaaaattgttatcacgataaaatcaaataaatcagtggatagggtacaccatcccctacagctctcacaactatggcaagcagcccccaccCGACTCCactattttccctgtagaaaaagtactgcgcagtgactgctgggatatgtagttcttttgtcaatacacccaatggattgtggcctgtatacattgacATCAATGTATAcaatgtttaagctggtgtatgttttgccatgcctggctgcgtctataaaaacggtgcgtcctttgtgcgtgtaaaatacagaaatagcactcgttactgacattgcggctaaaaatacgatgcggcgtatagtcgtgaaaatacggtactcatttTTGGTCTctagacaaaaaataaatacctcTTGCGGCTTTCCGGACAGGTTGCCCGTGTCCGTCTGACTTTCTGGGTGGGGCGGCTGGACGGGCTCGGCGCCCTGAAACAAAAAGACCGCGTCCGATTCAACAAGCGCTTTTCCAAAAGAGTCCCGAGTACGTCATCCTTTACCTTGGACTGCCAGGGTTTGAACGGGTTGACCTTCTGGATGACACTCGCCATCACGCCAGGGTTCTAAAATCCGGACAAAGTCAAGGACAGCAAAAGCCGACGGGTATCGCTTACCTGTTTTTTCTCTCGACTTTCCACCGACTCGTCTCCAAGCTCCTTCTTCGCCTTTTGCTCAAGATTCTGGGGTGCCGAAGACTTAAACGGGTTGACTTTCTGAATCATTCCTTTCAGCATTCCGGTATTCTGCGGGTTGAACGAAAAAGGGGACTGACACGGGATTTCTTTTGGCTTAGGTTTCAGGTCTTGTTCGTTCTTCCCACCTGCGTGGGTTCAGTTCCAGGTTCCAGCGAACTGACCGTGGAGGTCGTCTATGAGAAATAGGCCCATCATTAAAACCACTTCGACAGACACAAATCGTCAGGTCACTGGTTTTGCGTTACTTGCGAGAAAGCCTTGAAAGGGTTGACTTTCTGCATCACGCCCATCACGCCAGTCCTCTGCAAAGCAAACAGGGGCATCACTCGCGGGCATCTATCCGGGCGGTGTGGAAAAGAAAAACCCGCATACCTTGGACTTGCTCTCTTCATTGGCGCCACATTCCGCGGTATTGGACGACTCCTGCGGAATAGAGGAACCAAAGCGAGGAGGCACCCCGATTGACCCCCCGCGAACATCCTTACCTGTTTGCTGGGTCTCGGCGGGAGCGCCGGGATGGGCGCGGAAGACTTTTCCTTCCCCAACGGGTTCATGCTGAAACGCATTCAAGTGTTCCAGCAAAAGACACGGCCGGAGTCGTCGTTTACGATGGCCTTCACGCTCGCGCTCAACTGGACGTTTAGGTTTAGTTTTCAAGGACGATTTTAGTGGGCTCGTTGACCGACTTTGGCCAGGGAGTCGCTATACATGTTAGCCTAGTTCATCTAGATTGATTGAAATTGCGCCTTCGCGTCATGGCTTACTAAATAACAGCCATTGGGAAGTATTCAAAGTATTCGTCTAAAAGGTCCGCGTCAGAGCGAAAGGGAAAGCTTAACGGCGCTTACCTCGGACGGGCGCTGCAACCTTTGAAAGTGGGAAATTCCGAAGGGCTTCTCGCAAGGAGAGAGAACACGACAAACCGGTTTGGCTAAAGCTGAGCCACGTGTTAAAGGAGGAAGTTAGCTCCAGTGTCTGGTTTCAGCACCAACCCAGAGAAAGGCTTGTTGTCATCCTTAAACAAGCTGGCGCCAATTAGCCTCCACTTGCCCAGGCCAGGTCACGCGATTGGACAGTTGCTAATCAGTCGGACTGACGTTATTGGAAGACCGTGGCTATTTTCTAAAGTGGCCACGGTGATGCCAAGGCACTTCAAAGTTAGCATCAAATGCCAAAGTGCGAGTGCGAGCCGTGCAAGTAGCACAACAATGGCTAAAGATGGCCAAAAGAAGCTTCTGGTAAACAAGGCTGTGCAGCCACTCATCTTTTTAATGAGTTTGCCTCATTCTTCAGGAGGATAAAGACTAACTTGCACAAAGTTAGGAGAAACACAGATAGCTACATGTTCTTGGGTTTGGAAATGACGCCGTCCGGGTAGCATTCCTTGAAGCGGCCCACCACCTCTGGATCCAGGAGGTGTATTCCGTCCAGCTGGTTACCCAGGGTGACCCTGACGAATAGTCGGTCGGGGGTCAACCGAGCCGGCCGGCGCGGCGAGTTTGCCGCGTACGTGACGGAACGCACCAGTTGGGTTGGACGTTGTGCGGTCTGCCGAACAGCTCGATCTTCCTGGTTCCCGGCGACAGTCTCTCGATCATTCCGTAGATCTCGTCCGGTTTGTGACTGGTGGATCGAACCTGGCGGGCGGGGAAAAAACGCAGTTGACGGGGGGTTCCGGTACCGGGCGCCGGGCTCCCGCTTACCTCGGCCACAATGACGTCGCAATCCAAACCTCTGTTGAATCCCTGGGGGTTGCCTTTGACGCCCACCTGGATGCGGGTACGTTTGAGTCAAAAGGATGCTCGGCCGCCTCGGCGGGAGGAAAAACGGGCGCCCACCAGACAGTGCTCCTTCCCGTGGTTCAGCCAATGTCCCGTCCTTCCCGTCCGGATGATCCTCTGAAGCTGGTTGGTCTTCACCCAGATGATTTCATCCACGCGTTCATAGCTGAGGCATGGAGGAAGTCGCTTGGGCGCTTTTCCCAATCCGCCCAGGACGTGAGGACGGAGCCACTTACCCCCACAAGCTGAGACACTCCCTCCCCAGCTCCATGGCCCTGCCggataatagaaaaaaaaaaaaaaaaaaaagagctcgTCCGCGGGTCCTCGCCGGAAAACCCGGACCGGCGTCGGCGCGGTACCTGCCGGTGACCCAGAGGAAGAGGAAGCCGTTGTCCTGGAGCACGGGGATGTTGAGCTTCCTCATCTCGTCGTCCGTCAGCGTCCCGTAAGGCAGCTCCATGTGGATGTCCCACGGCGGGTCGGCCATCACCACGGCGAACTTCCCCAGGACGGAAACGTCCAAGTAGCGGATGTCGCAGCAGATCCACTGAGCGGGGAAGAGCTTGCCCGCGTCGCCGTCCGAGTCgtcgcccccgccgccgccgccgcctcctccgccgCACGGGCCCGGCTCGGCGGCTCCCGGATGGACTCCCGCCAGGCTCCCTTCGGCCTCCGGGGGACTGTCGATCTCGTAGTGCACGTACTTGCAGGTGTCCATGTGGAAGCAGGTGTTGAGGAAGGAGCAGTCGCCCAGGTTCTCGTCCGTGTGATTGTTGATGATGCGGCTGCGGGAGGAGCCGAACCCGGTGAGTGGCGCGGAGGGGCGGGACCGAGGGCGAGGACCAGACTCACCGGAAGTGGAGCTTGGTGCAGGGTTGGGGCGTGTCGGCCGAGCGGACGCACTCCTCTTTGGTCCCGTGGTCGCAAAACTCCTGCACTTGAGCGCGCCCCCGTGAGCGGAACTTCTCCACGATGGATTGCTCCTTGGCCGTGCTGGCGTTGAGAAGTTCCAGGATTTCGCGGCTCACCTGCGCGAGGGAGGAGCACCGTTGGAAGCCACGGCGAGGCCGCAACGAGGATCGCCACTGACCTTCTTGCTCTGTTGCTCTTTTGTGGACTGCTGGCTGAGGAGGTTTTCGATTTCCATGTCCAGATGAGACGATTGGCCTTTCCCGCCTCTGCCTTTCTTGTCGGCGCCGCCACCCGGCACGCAGGGCGGCCCCGCCGCCTGCCGGGACGACGCCGGCAAGACGGAGGAAACCGCGGCGGGGCGGGGCGGAGAAGCGGGGCCCTGCGACGAGGCTGAAAAGCCCGGACTTCTGGCGCACTGGGATTGGTCCTCGGCTTTTCTCTTGACTCCCGCGCGGGGCGCGCCGGCGACCGATCCGATCATGGCCCAGAGTTTGGCGTGAtccaccgccaccaccaccgTGGTGCAGGACGAAGACAAAGCCGACTGCCGGACTTCGATGAGCTCCTGGGCGGAGAACTTGAGCAAGAGACTCTGGATGCAGCGGTGCGCCGCGGCCGTCTCCGACTGCGAACGAGACGGGAGAAATGAGGACtgcgcgccgccgccgccgcgtcggTCACGTGGACCGTTCTTTGCTCTGCTCACTCCGTTGACTTCTCTGGTGATGGCGAGGGAGTCCTTGGGCAGAGACAGACTCAGATCCGACAAATAGGCCAGCATCCTTTTCTCCAGCTCGGGGTCCGGAGGTTTCTCCGTTTCCTCCACCGTGCCGCACGGCGCCGGGGCCACGGGGCTGTCGCTCCTGGATGAAGAAACGTCCGCGCTCGCACTGACCTCTGGGCACATGGAAGTGGTCAATGAAGACTTTTTCAAGTACAGTTCCCACATCTGACAGTTGTGTTTGTTCAATGGGAAAATACGTTAGAGTCACAGTGTTAATGAAACTGAAGTGCGTCCTACCGGCGGCCAATGGTGTTGAATGCCCGGTAGGTTCTTTCCGCCGCCGCTGGAGCCTTTCTCGCAGCGAGTCCAGTTGCTTTTTGTGCGCCTGGATGTCGCTCCATGTGTCCGACATGGCCGCCTGACACAAAAGAACCCGTTCACGGTCGTAAAAACGATAGGAGACCTTACCAAATAAGTTGTATATTCACCTTATTATGAGTCGCAGTTGCTAGTTGCAGACGGTATCCAACGTTCGGTGCGGATTATTGTACACGGAAGTAAAACAATATGAAAATGATGGGGAGTGTGCTCTTTATGCCAGAGGATGAGAACACTGGTAtttccacccccaaaaaaattgaacataAATGCACTTTGAGATGGCTCACCGGAGTTGCAATTTGGATGGCAGTTTTGTCGCGGGATTTTACGTCATATCCGCCTTTGCGACGTCACTTCCTTGGGCAGGACTTGTGATTTCTGCTGAGTCAACGTTAGTTGGTCGACATATGATATATTGATTACGATATGCTTATTATTTTTCCATCaaggaatataatatatttgccttatagatttatttttcacGTGGAAGCAATTGCTTCTCGTTGAATTACTCCCAACGCGACTGCCACATTCGACCAATCGGATGAAAGCGCATTTACCAGCAGGAAGTCTCCTTGAAACCTGATTGGCTAGCGAACGATGTTTTTTTAAGGGCCccttgttttatatttatactCAACAAGTCATGTTACACTGATGTAAAAGGAGCAacctttattattttatttaaagaccattaaaataaatactatacaGAACCCAATGTACAAAGTTTTGATACACTGTTTCTGTCTCAAAAACGTTAACATGTCattattcaaaaacaaaaagggaagaaagaaaaaaaaaaacaccatgaatCTCcacgaaaaaaagaaaaccgtaTCCTCCAGGTTAGTCGTATGGAGGATGTAGAATCTCTAAACTGCAAGTTTGGTCCTTTGACAACACCAAACACCCCACCCACATTTTTGATGAGGTAGATCACAAAAAAGTGGCCACCATCTGAATAGAAAAATCAATTTAACACTTCAAATACAGTAACTACAAAATGGAGTGGATAGGTTaactaaaatacatttaaaaaaagaaaaagaaaagaaaaaaagaaccacCATTGACTCAACTCACCGTGACCATCGAAAGGGCAGGTCTCCTCCACTGACTGCCCCCCCACCTCTCCCAAAAATAAAGTGTACATTAGATGCTGCTAGGAATGGAAAGCGTCGTTtgtcgtgattttttttttgtgcgtttTAAAGCTCCCGCGCTAGTCTAAAACAGCAGTTAAGAGGCTTCAAACGGTCAAAGTTGATTTTACTATACAGGTCTTTTTATTGAACATGCCCTGTATTTACTTGtagcccccaaaaaatgcaagtttAAAGATAGCATTACGTACACTGGAGGTCTCCTTAACACTGTTTGCGTTCCTATCAACATTGACAGCAAATTTCGCGAGGTCGTAGATGCTAGCTAGCGTTTAGTCCGCGTCACAATgcttgtgcttttttttggatgtgggcTGGGTGGAGGGGGTCCAGGTTAAAAACATCAAAGTGGATGCAAATTAGAATCCACAAAAAACTGGAATgtccatatttttaaatttcaatttcaGTGAGACTACGTGGCAAACAGTGTTAAGCATGccaagccaaaaaaaacaaactgattgAGAGGAGTGGTCTTCCTTCCCTAGCAGGAGTCAGTCAAGTTTGGGAATTCCAACCAAAagttggccttttttttcttccttatctttttctttttcttcctcttttttgaACAGTGGTGGGGAAACGGGGGGCGTATGGATTTTGCTCTCTTCTCTATTGCTTGGCCTTAGAAAAGATCAGCCACATTCATGGGCATCTCCTCAATGGTGGTGTTGTAGAAGGTCTCGATGTCCCTCAGGATCCGCTTGTCGTCGTCGGTCACCATGTTGATGGCCACGCCTTTTCTGCCGAAACGACCGCCGCGACCGATCCTGGTGGAGAAAGGCGGTTGAAATGGCGAGCCTGCGcacaggggcggagcttcttcCGGGCTTACCTGTGGATGTAGTTTTCCCTGTTGGTCGGCAGGTCGTAATTGATGACCAGCGAGACCTGCTGCACGTCAATGCCACGAGCCTGAAAGAGAGCGGGTTGATGTTAGATTTGGGCGGGGATAAGATTTAGATTGCCGTCgaggggtgtagtctgcctattAGTTGTCAATCTGGGACGTAAACCCAGCCACAGTGGAGGGCACACAACTTTCTCTACCAAGGAATATTCAGTCCATCACCAACACCACAGTTGGGATGAGAGGTGACCCTGGACATGCCTGACGTACAATTGCTTTTGACTGCCAAAAAGTACCCTTGCAGTCAGGGTGTGGGAAACTACAGCCAAAAATAGCGCAATGTCAGGAGCACAGTTACAATTTAAATAGTGGAAGCAAAACAGAGACACATACCAGCAAGTCAGTGGTAATGAGAACTCGACTGGAGCCGGAACGGAACTCCCTCATGATCAAGTCTCGCTCTTTCTGGTCCATCTCACCGTGCTGCAAACCACAAAGTACAGCGCTTAACACCAGGGACCCCATCAGTTTCATTCtgacccccctccccccttttCTCTACCATAGCTGAAACGGTGAAGTCCCTGGACTGCATTTTCTCAGTGAGCCAGTCCACTTTTCTCCTCGTGTTGATGAAGATGACCGCCTGGGTGATGGTCAGAGTCTCGTACAGATCGCATAAGGTGTCCAGCTTCCAATCCTGAGGCGGATCAACGGGGGGGGGGATCCGTCAGAAACCCGGATCAGTAACGCTATGGGGACCCCTCAACACTGACCTCTTTCTCCACATTGACGTAGAACTGACGGATACCCTCGAGGGTCAGCTCTTCTCTTTTGACCAGGATGCGAATAGGTTCGCGCATGAATTTCTTGGTGACCTCCAAAACGTCTGTGGGCATGGTGGCCGACAGAAGGAcaacctgggaaaaaaaataataacaattccATCCTTTAGAAAGGAGCGCAAAAGTCATCTGGCAGCGAGGAACTCACCTGCGTGCTGCCGGGCAGTTTCTGGAAGATCTCGTAGATCTGGTCCTTGAAGCCTCGGCTCAACATCTCATCGGCCTCGTCCAGCACGAACATTTTGATGAATTtagaagcttaaaaaaaaaagaaaaggaaaaacttAGCCCATTGCCAAATCATTTGTTGACGTTCAGGTGGAGGAGAGTGGGCGCTGTATTCAGTAAGTGAGTCAGATCATCCCCCCGGATCCCCGACGTGCCGACAACCCGGGCCGGCAAAACGCCGACCTGGGCCGCGACGCATCGGGGGTTGGCCAGGGTCAGTTGACACGCATGGTTATCATCACTATACAGCCGGGTTGGGGTAAGCAACGTAGCTTAGCAAGGGCTCCGACATCTCATTGTTTTGggctattgatttaaaaaataagcgCATCACTGTTATTCCATTATATATCTCCTTTCTTTTTAGTGGGTTTGGAATTGAGCATCAAagggtcttttttaaagagctATTCAATCAGTAAAGgagcaatatttaaaatttgaacTCAAAAATTGAACTTGCGTATGAATGcgaaattacttaataaaaatccaaattatgaatgtgaaattacttagtaaaaatcccaaattagatcaagtaaaaaaatgttaataaatgtaaccttcccagcatacaattaaaactattaaacatttgcaatcaagtaatactaaggaatataaaaaaaaaatttcttctgaaaatgcagagcaaTTGTAGCAACTGTTTTATTTGTAGCtcttaatacttaaaaatgtgATCACCCAATTGAATTCCCATCAATCATTTAGACCAACATCACTGTGACAAATTAAAGAACACTCCAACTAAATTAGAGAAGAATTTAAAACATCCCTACCTCAAATGTTAAGatagatgtttttgttttccaagtgaaaaaaaatacatggacTACTTACAGATGTTCCTGCGGCTCAACATGTCAAAGACACGGCCGGGGGTCCCCACTACGATGTGAGGGGACTCGCACTGAAGCTTTTGGACCTCAGAGCGGATGTCGGTCCCGCCAATGCAGGCGTGGCAACTGGCGCCCATGTAGTCTCCTAGAGACAGCACCACCTTCTGGATCTAAATGAGACCGGGCCACGACCGTCAGATGATGGTGACGCTTGCTAGCTAGCCACGCGACATCGAGCCCCTCCCCGAGCAACTTGCCTGTTGAGCCAGCTCTCTGGTCGGAGCCAGGACCAGGGCCTGGGTGCCCTTCAGCGTCACGTCAATCTGCTGAAGGATGGAAATGGCAAAGGTGGCAGTCTTGCCTGTGCCAGACTGGGCTTGAGCAATAACGTCATAACCTGGGAAAGCAAAGGAgagaaaaatcaaaatcaaccgGTCAAGGGGAACTGTACGTCAAATTAGCTTGGA is drawn from Stigmatopora argus isolate UIUO_Sarg chromosome 20, RoL_Sarg_1.0, whole genome shotgun sequence and contains these coding sequences:
- the LOC144065464 gene encoding eukaryotic initiation factor 4A-I-like → MSAVNDNRDNGPEGMEPDGVIESNWNDIVDSFDDMNLREDLLRGIYAYGFEKPSAIQQRAILPCIKGYDVIAQAQSGTGKTATFAISILQQIDVTLKGTQALVLAPTRELAQQIQKVVLSLGDYMGASCHACIGGTDIRSEVQKLQCESPHIVVGTPGRVFDMLSRRNISSKFIKMFVLDEADEMLSRGFKDQIYEIFQKLPGSTQVVLLSATMPTDVLEVTKKFMREPIRILVKREELTLEGIRQFYVNVEKEDWKLDTLCDLYETLTITQAVIFINTRRKVDWLTEKMQSRDFTVSAMHGEMDQKERDLIMREFRSGSSRVLITTDLLARGIDVQQVSLVINYDLPTNRENYIHRIGRGGRFGRKGVAINMVTDDDKRILRDIETFYNTTIEEMPMNVADLF
- the mettl3 gene encoding N(6)-adenosine-methyltransferase subunit METTL3; this translates as MSDTWSDIQAHKKQLDSLRERLQRRRKEPTGHSTPLAAEVSASADVSSSRSDSPVAPAPCGTVEETEKPPDPELEKRMLAYLSDLSLSLPKDSLAITREVNGSETAAAHRCIQSLLLKFSAQELIEVRQSALSSSCTTVVVAVDHAKLWAMIGSVAGAPRAGVKRKAEDQSQCARSPGFSASSQGPASPPRPAAVSSVLPASSRQAAGPPCVPGGGADKKGRGGKGQSSHLDMEIENLLSQQSTKEQQSKKVSREILELLNASTAKEQSIVEKFRSRGRAQVQEFCDHGTKEECVRSADTPQPCTKLHFRRIINNHTDENLGDCSFLNTCFHMDTCKYVHYEIDSPPEAEGSLAGVHPGAAEPGPCGGGGGGGGGGDDSDGDAGKLFPAQWICCDIRYLDVSVLGKFAVVMADPPWDIHMELPYGTLTDDEMRKLNIPVLQDNGFLFLWVTGRAMELGRECLSLWGYERVDEIIWVKTNQLQRIIRTGRTGHWLNHGKEHCLVGVKGNPQGFNRGLDCDVIVAEVRSTSHKPDEIYGMIERLSPGTRKIELFGRPHNVQPNWVTLGNQLDGIHLLDPEVVGRFKECYPDGVISKPKNM